A stretch of the Hippoglossus hippoglossus isolate fHipHip1 chromosome 1, fHipHip1.pri, whole genome shotgun sequence genome encodes the following:
- the LOC117770406 gene encoding fascin-like, whose amino-acid sequence MSDGDVLRIPLGLVNCGGKYLTAETFGFKVNASAGSLKKKQTWTLEQTGEDGSAVFLLSHLGRYLATDKDGNVTADSETRGRDCRFVVTAHEDGRWSLQSEPHGRFLGGSEDRITCFAQTASPAERWSVHLAVHPQVNLYSLARKRFAHLSVQGQEVSINRDVPWGVDSLVTLVYRDQRYHLETSDNRFLRNDGTLATKTDKDTGYVLEFRSGKVAFRDCNGRYLAPGGPTGTMKSGKSGRVGKDELFGLERSHAQVVLTAGNERNVSTRQGMDLSANQDEEGDQEVFQLEMSREDRKCAFRSASGKYWTLTATGGLQCTASTKSANSFFELEWRDGRVCVRAANGKYVIAKRNGQLSASIDNAAEAEQFLMKLINRPIIVLRGEHGFIGARKAGMATLDSNRASYDVFQLEFHNGAYSLKDSQGKYWCVGDDTAVACSSSTPVQFLFEFCDLNKMAIRVLGGKYLKGDHAGGLKASVDSLDSATLWEY is encoded by the exons ATGTCAGACGGGGACGTGCTGCGGATCCCTCTGGGGCTCGTCAACTGCGGCGGCAAGTACCTGACGGCGGAGACCTTCGGCTTCAAGGTCAACGCGTCGGCCGGCAGCCTGAAGAAGAAGCAGACGTGGACCCTGGAGCAGACCGGGGAGGACGGCAGCGCGGtgttcctcctctcccacctggGCCGCTACCTCGCCACGGACAAAGACGGCAACGTCACCGCGGACAGCGAGACGCGCGGCCGGGACTGCCGCTTCGTGGTGACCGCGCACGAGGACGGGCGGTGGTCGCTGCAGTCGGAGCCGCACGGCCGCTTCCTCGGCGGCAGCGAGGACCGCATCACGTGCTTCGCGCAGACGGCGTCGCCGGCGGAGCGATGGAGCGTGCACTTGGCCGTGCACCCGCAGGTCAACCTGTACAGCCTGGCGCGCAAGCGCTTCGCCCACCTGAGCGTGCAGGGGCAGGAGGTGTCCATCAACCGGGACGTGCCCTGGGGGGTGGACTCCCTGGTGACCCTGGTGTACCGGGACCAGCGCTACCACCTGGAGACCTCCGACAACCGCTTCCTGCGCAATGACGGCACCTTGGCCACCAAGACGGACAAGGACACCGGCTACGTGCTGGAGTTCCGCTCCGGGAAAGTGGCGTTCCGCGACTGCAACGGGCGCTACCTGGCCCCCGGGGGCCCCACCGGCACGATGAAGTCCGGGAAGAGCGGCCGCGTCGGGAAGGACGAGCTGTTCGGCCTGGAGCGCAGCCACGCGCAGGTCGTGCTCACTGCAGGCAACGAGAGGAACGTGTCCACGAGGCAAG GCATGGAcctgtcagccaatcaggacGAGGAAGGGGACCAGGAAGTCTTCCAGTTGGAGATGAGCCGTGAGGACAGGAAGTGCGCCTTCAGATCCGCTTCTGGGAAATACTGGACACTGACGGCGACAGGAGGACTGCAGTGCACTGCCTCCaccaa ATCAGCCAACAGCTTCTTTGAACTGGAGTGGCGTGATGgtcgcgtgtgtgtgcgtgcggctAACGGCAAGTATGTGATCGCCAAGAGGAACGGGCAGCTGTCTGCTTCTATCGACAATGCAG CTGAAGCCGAACAGTTCCTGATGAAACTGATCAACCGGCCGATCATCGTCCTCCGTGGGGAGCACGGTTTTATCGGGGCCCGTAAAGCCGGAATGGCGACGCTGGACTCTAACCGCGCCTCCTACGATGTTTTCCAGCTGGAGTTCCACAACGGAGCGTACTCCCTTAAAG ACTCTCAGGGGAAGTACTGGTGCGTTGGAGACGACACGGCGGTGGcgtgcagcagctccacacctGTCCAGTTCCTGTTTGAGTTCTGTGACCTCAACAAGATGGCCATCCGCGTGCTGGGGGGGAAGTACCTGAAAGGAGACCACGCTGGGGGGCTGAAGGCCAGCGTGGACTCCCTGGACAGCGCCACCCTCTGGGAGTACTGA